The following proteins are encoded in a genomic region of Oreochromis aureus strain Israel breed Guangdong linkage group 8, ZZ_aureus, whole genome shotgun sequence:
- the LOC116319928 gene encoding histone H1.0-B: MTETSTAPAKAKKASKPKKPASHPKYSDMIKAAIVHDASRSGASRQSIQKYVRKNYKVGDNADVQIKMALKRLVAAGTLRHTKGIGASGSFRLTKPEDSKKSTKAAAATAPKPKKAAKPAKPKKVAKPKKVAKTPEKPKKAAAKKVKKVAKKATPVKAKKAPAKKPKAAKPKAKPAKKAAKPKAKTPKKAAKTSKKK, translated from the coding sequence ATGACGGAGACATCCACGGCTCCAGCCAAAGCCAAGAAGGCATCCAAGCCCAAGAAGCCCGCTTCTCATCCCAAGTACTCGGACATGATTAAAGCGGCTATTGTTCACGACGCGAGCCGGAGCGGAGCGTCCCGTCAGTCCATCCAGAAGTACGTGAGGAAAAACTACAAGGTGGGCGACAACGCCGATGTCCAGATTAAAATGGCCTTGAAGAGACTGGTGGCGGCTGGGACGCTGCGCCACACCAAGGGAATCGGCGCGTCCGGATCCTTCAGGCTCACCAAACCGGAGGACTCCAAAAAGTCCACCAAGGCGGCAGCGGCGACGGCCCCCAAGCCAAAGAAAGCGGCCAAGCCCGCCAAACCCAAGAAGGTGGCCAAGCCCAAGAAGGTGGCCAAGACGCCGGAGAAACCCAAGAAAGCAGCTGCgaagaaagtgaagaaggtcGCGAAGAAGGCGACGCCAGTAAAAGCCAAAAAGGCACCGGCGAAGAAACCCAAGGCAGCCAAGCCCAAAGCAAAACCAGCAAAGAAAGCAGCCAAGCCCAAGGCAAAGACACCCAAAAAGGCAGCCAAGACATCAAAAAAGAAGTGA